The Phoenix dactylifera cultivar Barhee BC4 chromosome 15, palm_55x_up_171113_PBpolish2nd_filt_p, whole genome shotgun sequence genome contains a region encoding:
- the LOC120113249 gene encoding cytochrome P450 90B2-like, which translates to MSYSSLMSIIEELLLLLPPALVALFLYINLIKWINRKKPNLPPGGLGWPFLGETFSYLKPHPATSMGQFMEQHISRYGKIYRSSLFGEPTIVSADAGLNRFILQNEGRYFECSYPRSIGGILGKWSMLVLVGEMHREMRMISLNFMSNVRLRSYLLPEVERHAWLVLRSWKEHSAFSAQEEAKKFTFNLMAKNIMSMNPGEPETEKLRREYITFMKGVVSAPLNFPGTPYWKALKSRSTILKVIELKMNERFQEMNKGQERVEEDDLLGWALKQSSLSKEQILDLLLSLLFAGHETSSMAIALAIFFLEGCPKAVQELREEHLEIACRKKLKGESGLNWEDYKQMEFTQCVIDETLRLGNVVRFVHRKVLHDFRYKGYDIPRGWKILPVFAAVHLDSSLYDDPHQFNPWRWQRRPLGETTANNFMPYGGGPRLCAGSELAKLEMAVFLHHLALNFRWELAEPDQAFAYPFVDFSKGLPIRVHKIT; encoded by the exons ATGAGCTACTCTTCTCTCATGTCTATAATAGAAGAGCTTCTCTTGCTCCTCCCTCCAGCTCTTGTAGCCCTCTTCCTCTATATCAACCTCATCAAATGGATTAACAGAAAGAAGCCCAACCTTCCCCCGGGAGGCTTGGGATGGCCTTTTCTTGGCGAGACCTTCTCCTACCTCAAGCCTCACCCTGCCACCTCTATGGGCCAATTCATGGAACAACACATATCAAG GTATGGGAAGATCTACAGGTCCAGTCTTTTTGGTGAGCCGACGATAGTGTCGGCGGATGCAGGCCTGAACCGGTTCATACTCCAGAACGAGGGGAGGTACTTCGAGTGCAGCTACCCAAGGAGCATCGGAGGGATACTTGGGAAGTGGTCGATGCTGGTTCTCGTCGGAGAGATGCATCGAGAGATGAGGATGATCTCGCTCAACTTCATGAGCAACGTGAGGCTCCGGTCATACCTCCTTCCTGAGGTGGAGCGCCATGCTTGGCTGGTTCTTAGGTCTTGGAAGGAGCACTCAGCCTTTTCGGCCCAAGAGGAAGCAAAGAAG TTCACTTTTAATTTGATGGCGAAGAATATAATGAGCATGAATCCTGGAGAGCCTGAAACCGAGAAGTTGAGGCGAGAGTATATAACCTTCATGAAGGGAGTGGTGTCTGCCCCGCTGAACTTCCCTGGAACTCCATATTGGAAGGCTCTAAAG TCACGATCGACTATCCTTAAGGTGATCGAACTGAAGATGAATGAAAGATTCCAAGAGATGAACAAGGGGCAAGAAAGAGTTGAGGAAGATGATCTCCTTGGATGGGCTCTAAAGCAGTCTAGTCTTTCTAAAGAGCAGATCCTTGATCTCTTGCTGAGCTTGCTCTTTGCTGGCCATGAAACCTCATCGATGGCTATAGCCTTAGCCATCTTCTTCCTCGAAGGCTGCCCGAAAGCTGTTCAAGAACTGCGG GAGGAGCACCTTGAGATTGCCTGCAGGAAAAAACTAAAAGGAGAGTCTGGACTAAACTGGGAAGACTACAAGCAAATGGAGTTCACCCAATGC GTTATAGATGAGACACTGCGGCTAGGGAACGTGGTTAGGTTCGTGCACAGAAAGGTTCTTCATGACTTCCGGTACAAAG GGTATGACATTCCCCGTGGATGGAAAATTCTTCCAGTGTTTGCGGCAGTGCACTTGGACTCTTCTTTGTATGACGATCCTCATCAGTTCAATCCTTGGAGGTGGCAG aGGAGGCCCCTTGGCGAGACGACAGCAAACAACTTCATGCCATACGGCGGCGGCCCCCGTCTATGTGCAGGCTCCGAGCTCGCCAAGCTCGAGATGGCAGTCTTCTTGCACCACCTTGCGCTAAACTTCCGGTGGGAATTGGCAGAGCCCGACCAAGCCTTTGCCTACCCCTTCGTAGACTTCTCTAAAGGTCTACCAATAAGGGTCCACAAAATCACGTAA